One Triplophysa rosa linkage group LG21, Trosa_1v2, whole genome shotgun sequence DNA segment encodes these proteins:
- the megf6a gene encoding multiple epidermal growth factor-like domains protein 6 isoform X2 yields MLSDRKKLAFLFTFWSQLVLSLGAGNSRHRYYQRNCYTCFNGYHGYNTGHLGPDIDECQVHNGGCQHRCVDTRESYYCRCNPGFRLHVDGRTCLAVLSCAVNNGGCEQECVQLSPVHFQCRCRRGYQLTADDKRCRLRNPCAERNGGCMHLCHSDGGQAVCGCHQGFALASDQRSCQDVDECETGKAGCAHSCRNTPGSFSCVCSPGYELGSDSRKCYRIEMEIVNSCESDNGGCSHHCQHGTTGPVCSCNQGYQLGEDLKTCVDLEECEEGTSCCEQDCTNYPGGYECYCRAGYRLNSDGCGCDDVDECLSDNGGCEHTCQNTAGSYQCFCRFGNHLAEDRHSCIPLDRAVEELSSPVVVERPLVHLTLLQDYPQSLERYNDYEEDGFGELRAETTISEKFVCLNGTFGHDCSLTCDDCSNGGLCNVERNGCDCPDGWTAIICNQTCPEGTFGRNCSFTCKCKNGGTCDPVSGRCRCPPGVSGDLCQDGCPKGLYGKYCNKKCNCANNGRCHRTYGACLCDPGLYGRFCHLPCPKWSYGSGCSSECQCVQQNTQECHRRHGTCRCEPGYQGKTCNQECDAGYYGPGCKSKCQCPAAVSCHHVTGQCQRQCPAGLHGENCEQACPVGQFGSGCSLSCQCNGAPCDSVTGQCHCPAGQTGDHCEKDCEEGRWGLGCAELCPVCDNGGVCDRQNGTCICLPGYMGNLCENVCPAGYFGLGCQWHCSCENDGYCHHVTGLCVCKDGWTGPNCGIACEVGRWGPNCAHLCECRSSVGSCDPVSGQCHCEVGYMGPHCEQKCPEGFFGQACLHRCQCENDAACEHVGGACTCLPGWTGTHCEKPCPEGFYGVECRQKCQCLNGGRCHPMTGDCQCPSGWVGPLCNKACEIGTYGPGCDLTCSCQNNATCDPADGRCACAAGWRGLSCEQECPAGFYGVGCHQHCLCQNGGSCDRISGHCMCQSGWTGVACELECAPGHFGIDCQHKCECENGGLCDRQSGRCSCPAGWIGLRCERACGAGLYGPGCKERCRCDHNAPCHHITGSCMCPAGWRGPHCEKICLPGWYGRRCSQRCLCPRGSSCNHVTGECGCPPGFTGNGCEQRCHPGTFGLNCNHVCQCSQVNQLCHPVTGVCYCAPGYHGNNCDAECEAGHYGPNCERKCQCLNNGVCKTTTGTCTCPPGYIGPNCNITCPAGRYGQDCAQVALCGEGARSDPVTGRCVCRGGQRGEDCRKGH; encoded by the exons ATATTGATGAGTGCCAGGTACACAACGGAGGCTGCCAGCATAGGTGCGTGGACACCAGAGAGTCCTACTACTGCAGGTGCAACCCAGGGTTCCGTCTTCACGTTGATGGACGCACCTGCCTAG CTGTCCTCTCATGTGCGGTGAATAATGGAGGATGTGAGCAGGAATGTGTTCAGCTTTCCCCTGTTCACTTCCAGTGTCGCTGTAGACGCGGCTATCAGCTCACCGCTGACGACAAGCGCTGCAGAC TGAGGAACCCATGTGCAGAGAGGAACGGCGGCTGCATGCATTTATGTCACAGCGATGGCGGTCAGGCTGTGTGTGGCTGTCACCAAGGATTCGCGCTGGCCTCGGATCAGAGGAGCTGTCAAG ATGTGGATGAGTGTGAAACCGGTAAGGCGGGTTGCGCTCATAGTTGCCGAAACACGCCGGGTTCTTTCTCCTGTGTCTGCAGTCCTGGATATGAGCTGGGCTCTGATAGCAGGAAATGCTACC GTATTGAAATGGAGATTGTTAACAGTTGTGAATCTGATAATGGCGGCTGCTCACATCACTGTCAGCACGGCACGACTGGACCCGTCTGCAGCTGTAATCAGGGTTATCAGCTCGGTGAAGACCTCAAAACCTGTGTGG accTGGAGGAATGTGAGGAAGGGACATCCTGCTGTGAGCAGGACTGCACAAACTATCCCGGAGGTTATGAGTGCTACTGCAGGGCGGGATACAGACTCAACTCAGATGGCTGTGGATGTGATG ATGTGGATGAGTGTCTGTCTGATAATGGAGGCTGTGAGCACACGTGCCAGAACACGGCCGGCTCTTATCAATGCTTCTGTCGCTTTGGAAACCATCTGGCTGAGGATAGACACTCATGTATTC CTCTGGACAGAGCCGTTGAGGAATTGTCTAGTCCAGTGGTGGTTGAAAGACCTCTCGTTCATCTAACACTTCTTCAGGACTACCCACAATCCCTGGAGCGCTATAATGACTATGAGGAAGACGGCTTTGGGGAACTGCGGGCGGAGACCACCATCTCTGAGAAATTTG TGTGTCTGAATGGGACTTTTGGGCACGACTGCAGTCTGACGTGTGACGACTGTTCTAACGGAGGATTGTGTAACGTGGAGAGAAACGGTTGTGACTGCCCTGATGGTTGGACAGCGATCATCTGTAATCAGA CTTGTCCCGAGGGCACATTCGGCAGGAACTGTTCCTTCACTTGTAAGTGTAAAAATGGTGGTACCTGTGACCCGGTGAGTGGGAGATGCCGCTGCCCACCTGGAGTCAGTGGAGACCTGTGCCAGGATG GCTGTCCGAAGGGACTATATGGAAAGTATTGCAACAAGAAATGCAACTGTGCTAATAATGGACGCTGTCACCGTACATATGgagcttgtttgtgtgatccAGGGCTGTACGGCAGGTTCTGTCACTTAC CCTGCCCAAAGTGGTCGTACGGATCTGGCTGCTCATCAGAATGTCAATGCGTACAGCAAAACACACAGGAGTGCCACAGACGCCATGGAACGTGCAGGTGCGAACCAGGCTATCAGGGAAAGACCTGCAACCAAG AGTGTGATGCTGGTTATTACGGTCCAGGATGTAAGTCAAAATGCCAGTGTCCAGCAGCAGTGTCCTGTCATCACGTGACAGGGCAATGCCAGCGTCAATGCCCAGCCGGTCTGCATGGGGAAAACTGTGAGCAAG CGTGCCCTGTGGGACAGTTTGGATCTGGATGCTCACTGTCATGTCAATGTAATGGAGCCCCATGTGACTCTGTAACAGGACAATGCCACTGTCCCGCCGGGCAGACTGGAGACCACTGTGAGAAAG ACTGTGAAGAGGGCCGTTGGGGTTTGGGATGTGCCGAGCTGTGCCCTGTATGTGACAATGGTGGAGTGTGTGACAGACAGAATGGAACCTGTATTTGTCTCCCGGGATACATGGGAAATCTCTGTGAGAACG ttTGCCCAGCTGGATACTTTGGCCTTGGATGCCAGTGGCACTGCTCCTGTGAAAACGACGGCTATTGCCATCATGTGACGGGTCTCTGTGTTTGCAAGGATGGTTGGACAGGACCCAACTGCGGGATAG CGTGTGAGGTGGGACGCTGGGGGCCAAACTGTGCCCACCTGTGTGAGTGCAGGAGCAGTGTGGGAAGCTGTGACCCTGTGAGTGGGCAGTGCCACTGTGAGGTGGGTTACATGGGACCACACTGTGAGCAAA AGTGTCCTGAGGGCTTCTTCGGCCAAGCCTGCCTCCACAGATGCCAGTGTGAGAATGATGCAGCTTGCGAGCATGTGGGTGGAGCCTGTACTTGTTTACCAGGCTGGACTGGAACACACTGTGAAAAAC CCTGTCCTGAGGGGTTTTATGGTGTAGAGTGCCGGCAGAAGTGCCAGTGTTTAAATGGTGGTCGTTGTCACCCCATGACTGGAGACTGCCAGTGTCCATCTGGCTGGGTCGGGCCCCTCTGTAACAAAG CGTGTGAAATTGGCACATATGGTCCCGGCTGCGATCTGACCTGCAGCTGCCAAAATAATGCCACCTGTGACCCTGCTGATGGCCGATGTGCGTGTGCAGCCGGGTGGAGAGGTCTCAGCTGTGAACAAG AATGCCCAGCTGGCTTCTATGGTGTTGGCTGTCACCAGCACTGTCTATGTCAGAACGGAGGGTCATGTGACCGAATCAGTGGGCACTGCATGTGTCAAAGCGGCTGGACTGGAGTCGCCTGTGAACTTG AATGTGCCCCGGGACACTTTGGCATAGACTGTCAACACAAGTGTGAATGTGAGAATGGTGGCTTGTGTGACAGACAGAGTGGCAGGTGCTCGTGTCCGGCAGGCTGGATCGGGCTCCGCTGTGAAAGGG cATGTGGGGCAGGTTTGTACGGCCCAGGTTGTAAGGAGCGATGCAGGTGTGATCATAACGCCCCATGTCACCACATCACCGGCAGCTGCATGTGTCCAGCAGGCTGGAGAGGACCGCACTGTGAGAAAA TTTGTTTGCCTGGTTGGTACGGGAGGCGATGCTCTCAACGCTGCCTCTGTCCTCGCGGCTCTTCCTGCAATCATGTGACCGGGGAGTGTGGCTGCCCACCAGGCTTTACCGGAAACGGCTGTGAGCAAA GGTGTCACCCGGGCACATTTGGACTGAACTGTAATCACGTGTGTCAGTGTTCACAGGTGAATCAGCTCTGTCATCCTGTAACCGGTGTGTGCTACTGTGCCCCGGGTTACCATGGCAACAACTGTGATGCAG AGTGCGAGGCAGGCCATTATGGTCCAAACTGTGAGAGGAAGTGCCAGTGTCTTAATAACGGCGTGTGTAAGACCACCACTGGCACCTGTACCTGCCCACCAGGATACATCGGACCAAACTGCAATATCA CTTGTCCAGCAGGGCGTTATGGTCAAGACTGTGCACAGGTAGCATTATGTGGCGAAGGAGCCAGAAGCGACCCGGTCACAGGCAGATGCGTGTGTAGAGGTGGCCAGCGAGGGGAGGACTGTAGGAAAGGTCATTAA
- the megf6a gene encoding multiple epidermal growth factor-like domains protein 6 isoform X1, whose amino-acid sequence MLSDRKKLAFLFTFWSQLVLSLGAGNSRHRYYQRNCYTCFNGYHGYNTGHLGPDIDECQVHNGGCQHRCVDTRESYYCRCNPGFRLHVDGRTCLAVLSCAVNNGGCEQECVQLSPVHFQCRCRRGYQLTADDKRCRLRNPCAERNGGCMHLCHSDGGQAVCGCHQGFALASDQRSCQDVDECETGKAGCAHSCRNTPGSFSCVCSPGYELGSDSRKCYRIEMEIVNSCESDNGGCSHHCQHGTTGPVCSCNQGYQLGEDLKTCVDLEECEEGTSCCEQDCTNYPGGYECYCRAGYRLNSDGCGCDDVDECLSDNGGCEHTCQNTAGSYQCFCRFGNHLAEDRHSCIPLDRAVEELSSPVVVERPLVHLTLLQDYPQSLERYNDYEEDGFGELRAETTISEKFVCLNGTFGHDCSLTCDDCSNGGLCNVERNGCDCPDGWTAIICNQTCPEGTFGRNCSFTCKCKNGGTCDPVSGRCRCPPGVSGDLCQDGCPKGLYGKYCNKKCNCANNGRCHRTYGACLCDPGLYGRFCHLPCPKWSYGSGCSSECQCVQQNTQECHRRHGTCRCEPGYQGKTCNQECDAGYYGPGCKSKCQCPAAVSCHHVTGQCQRQCPAGLHGENCEQACPVGQFGSGCSLSCQCNGAPCDSVTGQCHCPAGQTGDHCEKDCEEGRWGLGCAELCPVCDNGGVCDRQNGTCICLPGYMGNLCENVCPAGYFGLGCQWHCSCENDGYCHHVTGLCVCKDGWTGPNCGIACEVGRWGPNCAHLCECRSSVGSCDPVSGQCHCEVGYMGPHCEQKCPEGFFGQACLHRCQCENDAACEHVGGACTCLPGWTGTHCEKPCPEGFYGVECRQKCQCLNGGRCHPMTGDCQCPSGWVGPLCNKACEIGTYGPGCDLTCSCQNNATCDPADGRCACAAGWRGLSCEQECPAGFYGVGCHQHCLCQNGGSCDRISGHCMCQSGWTGVACELECAPGHFGIDCQHKCECENGGLCDRQSGRCSCPAGWIGLRCERACGAGLYGPGCKERCRCDHNAPCHHITGSCMCPAGWRGPHCEKICLPGWYGRRCSQRCLCPRGSSCNHVTGECGCPPGFTGNGCEQRCHPGTFGLNCNHVCQCSQVNQLCHPVTGVCYCAPGYHGNNCDAECEAGHYGPNCERKCQCLNNGVCKTTTGTCTCPPGYIGPNCNITCPAGRYGQDCAQVALCGEGARSDPVTGRCVCRGGQRGEDCRKGCAEGWFGEDCAQCCNCSNGGACDAITGNCTCGLGWTGDSCDKECPRGKYGSGCQKACDCQNDAACDRVTGECHCLPGYYGHLCEHVCPLGFHGHRCQHLCDCCGNAPCDPSTGRCMCPPGYQGLRCERDCEPGRFGSNCGQNCDCDRGSPCDPVNGRCLCAPGKMGSRCDIDCGVNRFGPDCSEGCECHNGGQCNPRNGHCTCLNGWVGPSCQEGLTSR is encoded by the exons ATATTGATGAGTGCCAGGTACACAACGGAGGCTGCCAGCATAGGTGCGTGGACACCAGAGAGTCCTACTACTGCAGGTGCAACCCAGGGTTCCGTCTTCACGTTGATGGACGCACCTGCCTAG CTGTCCTCTCATGTGCGGTGAATAATGGAGGATGTGAGCAGGAATGTGTTCAGCTTTCCCCTGTTCACTTCCAGTGTCGCTGTAGACGCGGCTATCAGCTCACCGCTGACGACAAGCGCTGCAGAC TGAGGAACCCATGTGCAGAGAGGAACGGCGGCTGCATGCATTTATGTCACAGCGATGGCGGTCAGGCTGTGTGTGGCTGTCACCAAGGATTCGCGCTGGCCTCGGATCAGAGGAGCTGTCAAG ATGTGGATGAGTGTGAAACCGGTAAGGCGGGTTGCGCTCATAGTTGCCGAAACACGCCGGGTTCTTTCTCCTGTGTCTGCAGTCCTGGATATGAGCTGGGCTCTGATAGCAGGAAATGCTACC GTATTGAAATGGAGATTGTTAACAGTTGTGAATCTGATAATGGCGGCTGCTCACATCACTGTCAGCACGGCACGACTGGACCCGTCTGCAGCTGTAATCAGGGTTATCAGCTCGGTGAAGACCTCAAAACCTGTGTGG accTGGAGGAATGTGAGGAAGGGACATCCTGCTGTGAGCAGGACTGCACAAACTATCCCGGAGGTTATGAGTGCTACTGCAGGGCGGGATACAGACTCAACTCAGATGGCTGTGGATGTGATG ATGTGGATGAGTGTCTGTCTGATAATGGAGGCTGTGAGCACACGTGCCAGAACACGGCCGGCTCTTATCAATGCTTCTGTCGCTTTGGAAACCATCTGGCTGAGGATAGACACTCATGTATTC CTCTGGACAGAGCCGTTGAGGAATTGTCTAGTCCAGTGGTGGTTGAAAGACCTCTCGTTCATCTAACACTTCTTCAGGACTACCCACAATCCCTGGAGCGCTATAATGACTATGAGGAAGACGGCTTTGGGGAACTGCGGGCGGAGACCACCATCTCTGAGAAATTTG TGTGTCTGAATGGGACTTTTGGGCACGACTGCAGTCTGACGTGTGACGACTGTTCTAACGGAGGATTGTGTAACGTGGAGAGAAACGGTTGTGACTGCCCTGATGGTTGGACAGCGATCATCTGTAATCAGA CTTGTCCCGAGGGCACATTCGGCAGGAACTGTTCCTTCACTTGTAAGTGTAAAAATGGTGGTACCTGTGACCCGGTGAGTGGGAGATGCCGCTGCCCACCTGGAGTCAGTGGAGACCTGTGCCAGGATG GCTGTCCGAAGGGACTATATGGAAAGTATTGCAACAAGAAATGCAACTGTGCTAATAATGGACGCTGTCACCGTACATATGgagcttgtttgtgtgatccAGGGCTGTACGGCAGGTTCTGTCACTTAC CCTGCCCAAAGTGGTCGTACGGATCTGGCTGCTCATCAGAATGTCAATGCGTACAGCAAAACACACAGGAGTGCCACAGACGCCATGGAACGTGCAGGTGCGAACCAGGCTATCAGGGAAAGACCTGCAACCAAG AGTGTGATGCTGGTTATTACGGTCCAGGATGTAAGTCAAAATGCCAGTGTCCAGCAGCAGTGTCCTGTCATCACGTGACAGGGCAATGCCAGCGTCAATGCCCAGCCGGTCTGCATGGGGAAAACTGTGAGCAAG CGTGCCCTGTGGGACAGTTTGGATCTGGATGCTCACTGTCATGTCAATGTAATGGAGCCCCATGTGACTCTGTAACAGGACAATGCCACTGTCCCGCCGGGCAGACTGGAGACCACTGTGAGAAAG ACTGTGAAGAGGGCCGTTGGGGTTTGGGATGTGCCGAGCTGTGCCCTGTATGTGACAATGGTGGAGTGTGTGACAGACAGAATGGAACCTGTATTTGTCTCCCGGGATACATGGGAAATCTCTGTGAGAACG ttTGCCCAGCTGGATACTTTGGCCTTGGATGCCAGTGGCACTGCTCCTGTGAAAACGACGGCTATTGCCATCATGTGACGGGTCTCTGTGTTTGCAAGGATGGTTGGACAGGACCCAACTGCGGGATAG CGTGTGAGGTGGGACGCTGGGGGCCAAACTGTGCCCACCTGTGTGAGTGCAGGAGCAGTGTGGGAAGCTGTGACCCTGTGAGTGGGCAGTGCCACTGTGAGGTGGGTTACATGGGACCACACTGTGAGCAAA AGTGTCCTGAGGGCTTCTTCGGCCAAGCCTGCCTCCACAGATGCCAGTGTGAGAATGATGCAGCTTGCGAGCATGTGGGTGGAGCCTGTACTTGTTTACCAGGCTGGACTGGAACACACTGTGAAAAAC CCTGTCCTGAGGGGTTTTATGGTGTAGAGTGCCGGCAGAAGTGCCAGTGTTTAAATGGTGGTCGTTGTCACCCCATGACTGGAGACTGCCAGTGTCCATCTGGCTGGGTCGGGCCCCTCTGTAACAAAG CGTGTGAAATTGGCACATATGGTCCCGGCTGCGATCTGACCTGCAGCTGCCAAAATAATGCCACCTGTGACCCTGCTGATGGCCGATGTGCGTGTGCAGCCGGGTGGAGAGGTCTCAGCTGTGAACAAG AATGCCCAGCTGGCTTCTATGGTGTTGGCTGTCACCAGCACTGTCTATGTCAGAACGGAGGGTCATGTGACCGAATCAGTGGGCACTGCATGTGTCAAAGCGGCTGGACTGGAGTCGCCTGTGAACTTG AATGTGCCCCGGGACACTTTGGCATAGACTGTCAACACAAGTGTGAATGTGAGAATGGTGGCTTGTGTGACAGACAGAGTGGCAGGTGCTCGTGTCCGGCAGGCTGGATCGGGCTCCGCTGTGAAAGGG cATGTGGGGCAGGTTTGTACGGCCCAGGTTGTAAGGAGCGATGCAGGTGTGATCATAACGCCCCATGTCACCACATCACCGGCAGCTGCATGTGTCCAGCAGGCTGGAGAGGACCGCACTGTGAGAAAA TTTGTTTGCCTGGTTGGTACGGGAGGCGATGCTCTCAACGCTGCCTCTGTCCTCGCGGCTCTTCCTGCAATCATGTGACCGGGGAGTGTGGCTGCCCACCAGGCTTTACCGGAAACGGCTGTGAGCAAA GGTGTCACCCGGGCACATTTGGACTGAACTGTAATCACGTGTGTCAGTGTTCACAGGTGAATCAGCTCTGTCATCCTGTAACCGGTGTGTGCTACTGTGCCCCGGGTTACCATGGCAACAACTGTGATGCAG AGTGCGAGGCAGGCCATTATGGTCCAAACTGTGAGAGGAAGTGCCAGTGTCTTAATAACGGCGTGTGTAAGACCACCACTGGCACCTGTACCTGCCCACCAGGATACATCGGACCAAACTGCAATATCA CTTGTCCAGCAGGGCGTTATGGTCAAGACTGTGCACAGGTAGCATTATGTGGCGAAGGAGCCAGAAGCGACCCGGTCACAGGCAGATGCGTGTGTAGAGGTGGCCAGCGAGGGGAGGACTGTAGGAAAG gctgTGCTGAGGGCTGGTTCGGAGAGGACTGTGCTCAGTGCTGTAACTGCAGTAATGGAGGAGCATGTGATGCAATTACAGGGAACTGCACCTGCGGACTGGGCTGGACAGGTGACAGCTGTGATAAAG AGTGTCCCAGAGGCAAATATGGGTCTGGATGCCAGAAAGCGTGTGACTGTCAAAATGATGCTGCCTGTGACAGAGTTACCGGCGAGTGTCACTGTCTTCCTGGTTACTACGGTCATCTCTGTGAACATG TGTGCCCTCTTGGGTTTCATGGACATCGCTGCCAGCATCTTTGCGACTGCTGCGGCAACGCACCATGTGACCCAAGCACTGGCCGCTGCATGTGTCCTCCAGGTTACCAGGGACTCCGCTGTGAGAGAG ATTGTGAGCCGGGCAGATTTGGGTCTAATTGTGGTCAAAACTGTGACTGTGACAGAGGCTCACCATGTGACCCTGTCAACGGCAGGTGTTTGTGTGCACCAGGGAAGATGGGATCTCGATGTGATATAG ACTGTGGAGTGAATCGGTTCGGCCCAGATTGCTCGGAGGGATGCGAATGTCACAACGGAGGTCAATGCAATCCGCGCAACGGACACTGCACTTGTTTGAATGGTTGGGTTGGACCAAGCTGCCAAGAAG GGCTCACGTCTAGATAG